A stretch of the Comamonas testosteroni TK102 genome encodes the following:
- the dut gene encoding dUTP diphosphatase: MNVDVKILDARLRDNLPAYATPGSAGLDLRACIDAPVTLEPGQWQLIPTGMAMHLKDPHYAALILPRSGMGHKHGIVLGNLVGLIDSDYQGQLMVSAWNRSQTAFTLQPMDRLAQLVIVPVVQAQFNLVDDFADASERGEGGYGSTGKQ; this comes from the coding sequence ATGAATGTTGATGTAAAGATTCTCGATGCGCGCCTGCGCGACAACCTGCCCGCCTACGCGACTCCCGGCAGCGCCGGCCTGGACCTGCGTGCCTGCATCGATGCGCCGGTGACGCTGGAGCCCGGCCAGTGGCAGCTGATTCCCACCGGCATGGCCATGCATCTCAAGGATCCCCATTACGCAGCGCTGATCCTGCCGCGCTCGGGCATGGGCCACAAGCACGGCATCGTGCTGGGCAATCTGGTCGGTCTGATCGACTCCGATTACCAGGGCCAGCTCATGGTCAGCGCCTGGAACCGCTCGCAGACCGCCTTCACGCTGCAGCCCATGGACCGTCTGGCCCAGCTGGTCATCGTGCCCGTGGTGCAGGCACAGTTCAATCTGGTGGATGACTTTGCCGACGCCAGCGAGCGTGGCGAAGGCGGCTACGGCTCCACCGGCAAGCAGTAA
- a CDS encoding DUF2076 family protein, translating to MTPQEQQLLQDLCARLTLTQGQPKDAQADAELRRGLGTAPDAVYWLAQRTLMLEQAIEQAQQQIGELQQQLKQAQQSQSQSQGAGSFLSGGLGTHFGRAPERYAEDGGYAASTQPPYQPQYQPQYQPQAAPQPSSWRDRFFGGGSAPRAAAPQAYGQPAAATGSSFLGNAAAAAAGVAGGMFLFNGLENLMGGHHASSGSQSGGSESKSLAQDSSSQGLHGDSGNTSSLANDAGLGSIDSADNDSWGDGGDFFNDDFA from the coding sequence ATGACCCCTCAGGAACAACAACTGCTGCAAGACCTGTGCGCCAGGCTGACGCTGACCCAGGGCCAGCCCAAGGACGCGCAGGCCGATGCCGAGCTGCGCCGCGGATTGGGCACCGCGCCCGATGCGGTCTACTGGCTGGCCCAGCGCACCTTGATGCTGGAGCAAGCCATTGAGCAGGCCCAGCAGCAGATCGGCGAGCTGCAGCAGCAGCTGAAACAGGCCCAGCAAAGCCAGAGCCAGAGCCAGGGCGCAGGCAGCTTTCTCTCGGGCGGCCTGGGCACGCACTTCGGCCGCGCTCCCGAGCGTTATGCCGAGGACGGCGGCTACGCTGCCAGTACCCAGCCTCCCTATCAGCCCCAGTATCAGCCTCAGTACCAGCCGCAAGCAGCGCCTCAGCCCTCCAGCTGGCGCGACCGTTTCTTTGGTGGCGGCTCGGCGCCCCGTGCTGCAGCGCCGCAGGCCTACGGCCAGCCAGCTGCCGCGACCGGCAGCAGCTTCCTGGGCAATGCCGCAGCGGCCGCAGCCGGTGTGGCGGGCGGCATGTTTCTGTTCAACGGGCTGGAGAATCTGATGGGCGGCCATCACGCCAGCTCGGGCAGCCAGAGCGGCGGCAGCGAAAGCAAGTCGCTGGCGCAGGACAGCAGCAGTCAGGGCCTGCATGGCGACAGCGGCAATACCTCGAGCCTGGCCAACGATGCAGGCCTGGGCAGCATCGATAGCGCAGACAACGACAGCTGGGGCGATGGCGGCGACTTCTTCAACGATGACTTTGCCTGA
- a CDS encoding CTP synthase, with translation MTKFVFVTGGVVSSLGKGIASASLAAILESRGLKVTLIKLDPYINVDPGTMSPFQHGEVFVTDDGAETDLDLGHYERFIETRMRQSNNFTTGRIYQSVLEKERRGDYLGKTVQVIPHVTNEIQEYIKRGAGLGTDHEVDVAICEVGGTVGDIESLPFLEAARQLALKLGPNNSAFVHLTYLPFIETAGELKTKPTQHTVQKLREIGIQPDALLCRAKHQVPDEEKEKISLFTNVPEWGVISMWDVDTIYKVPRMLHEQGLDGLICDKLRLNTPPTNLKRWDDLVYETEHPQGEVKIAMVGKYVELSDAYKSVNEALKHAGMRNHVRVKITHVDSETIHDADASKLLKDYDGILVPGGFGSRGVEGKISTAKFARENKVPYLGICLGMQVATIEYARHVAGLAGANSTEFDSATPNPVIALITEWKDADGTIKTRDENSDLGGTMRLGAQSSDVQKGTLAHSIYGDVVTERHRHRYEANTQYLDQLRDAGLVISALTQREQLTEIVELPAKVHPWYIGVQFHPEFKSTPWDGHPLFNAFIKAAMDNKAQSGKKA, from the coding sequence ATGACCAAGTTCGTCTTCGTCACCGGCGGTGTGGTGTCTTCCCTCGGTAAGGGAATCGCCTCAGCCTCCCTTGCAGCGATTTTGGAATCGCGCGGTCTCAAAGTCACCCTCATCAAGCTCGATCCCTACATCAATGTGGACCCGGGCACCATGTCGCCCTTCCAGCACGGCGAAGTGTTCGTGACCGATGACGGAGCAGAGACCGATCTGGACCTGGGCCACTATGAGCGTTTCATCGAAACGCGCATGCGTCAGAGCAACAACTTCACCACGGGTCGCATCTATCAGTCCGTGCTGGAAAAAGAACGCCGTGGCGACTATCTGGGCAAGACCGTGCAGGTCATCCCCCATGTCACCAACGAGATTCAGGAATACATCAAGCGCGGCGCGGGCCTTGGCACCGACCACGAAGTGGATGTGGCCATCTGCGAAGTCGGCGGCACCGTGGGCGACATCGAGTCCCTGCCCTTCCTGGAAGCCGCGCGCCAGCTGGCGCTCAAGCTCGGCCCCAACAACTCCGCCTTTGTGCACCTGACCTACCTGCCTTTCATCGAAACGGCCGGCGAGCTCAAGACCAAGCCCACCCAGCACACCGTGCAGAAGCTGCGCGAAATCGGTATCCAGCCCGATGCGCTGCTGTGCCGCGCCAAGCACCAGGTGCCTGATGAAGAGAAGGAAAAAATCTCCCTCTTCACCAACGTGCCCGAGTGGGGCGTGATCTCCATGTGGGACGTGGACACCATCTACAAGGTGCCGCGCATGCTGCACGAGCAGGGTCTGGACGGCCTGATCTGCGACAAGCTGCGCCTGAACACGCCTCCCACCAATCTCAAGCGCTGGGACGATCTGGTCTATGAGACCGAGCACCCCCAGGGCGAAGTCAAGATTGCCATGGTGGGCAAGTACGTGGAACTGTCCGACGCCTACAAGTCGGTCAACGAAGCGCTCAAGCACGCCGGCATGCGCAACCATGTGCGCGTGAAGATCACGCATGTGGACTCGGAGACCATCCATGACGCGGATGCCTCCAAGCTGCTCAAGGACTACGACGGCATTCTGGTGCCCGGCGGCTTCGGCTCGCGCGGCGTGGAAGGCAAGATCTCTACGGCCAAGTTCGCCCGCGAAAACAAGGTGCCCTACCTGGGCATCTGCCTGGGCATGCAGGTCGCCACCATCGAGTACGCCCGCCATGTGGCCGGCCTCGCTGGCGCCAACTCCACCGAGTTCGATTCCGCCACCCCCAACCCCGTGATCGCACTGATCACCGAGTGGAAGGATGCGGACGGCACGATCAAGACCCGTGACGAGAACTCCGACCTGGGCGGCACCATGCGTCTGGGCGCGCAGTCTTCCGACGTGCAAAAGGGCACGCTGGCGCACAGCATCTACGGCGACGTGGTGACCGAGCGTCACCGCCACCGCTATGAAGCCAACACCCAGTACCTGGACCAGCTGCGCGACGCCGGCCTGGTGATCTCGGCCCTGACCCAGCGCGAACAGCTGACCGAAATCGTCGAGCTGCCCGCCAAGGTCCACCCCTGGTACATCGGCGTGCAGTTCCACCCCGAGTTCAAGTCCACTCCCTGGGATGGTCACCCGCTGTTCAACGCCTTCATCAAGGCGGCCATGGACAACAAGGCCCAGTCGGGCAAGAAGGCCTGA
- a CDS encoding PepSY domain-containing protein: protein MLAMLLATAGFAALSLWPATSDAGDNDHELARQALRQGQVLPLRTVLDQVEQQYQGQVIKVEFDREDGRFVYEIRLLQSDGKVVKLEIDASNGSLISMKRKK, encoded by the coding sequence ATGCTGGCCATGCTGCTGGCAACGGCAGGCTTTGCCGCGCTGAGCCTGTGGCCCGCCACCTCGGATGCCGGTGACAACGACCACGAGCTTGCCCGTCAGGCCCTGCGCCAGGGTCAGGTGCTGCCGCTGCGCACCGTTCTGGACCAGGTCGAGCAGCAGTACCAGGGCCAGGTCATCAAGGTGGAGTTCGACCGTGAGGACGGCCGCTTTGTCTACGAGATCCGGCTGCTGCAAAGCGATGGCAAGGTGGTCAAGCTGGAGATCGATGCCAGCAACGGCAGCCTCATCAGCATGAAGCGCAAGAAGTGA
- a CDS encoding FKBP-type peptidyl-prolyl cis-trans isomerase, which translates to MEVTQQCVVALTWTLKDTLGEELDVLDEPVEFLVGGDDLFKRIEEALQGHVVGDQLDLHLEPEEAFGDYDESLIFLEKRELFPEEIEEGMSFESTAMPKGTNPVPADRLYTVTEIYPEHVVLDGNHPLAGIAIRLHLKIEAVREATEEEIGRGTAGTGFFRIEPMAPGNETLH; encoded by the coding sequence ATGGAAGTTACCCAACAATGCGTGGTCGCCCTGACCTGGACACTGAAAGACACCCTGGGCGAGGAGCTGGACGTGCTGGACGAGCCCGTGGAATTTCTCGTCGGCGGCGATGACCTCTTCAAGCGCATCGAAGAGGCTCTGCAAGGCCATGTGGTCGGCGACCAGCTGGATCTGCACCTGGAGCCCGAAGAAGCATTCGGCGACTATGACGAGAGCCTGATCTTCCTGGAAAAGCGCGAGCTGTTCCCCGAAGAGATCGAGGAAGGCATGAGTTTCGAGAGCACGGCCATGCCCAAGGGCACCAACCCCGTGCCGGCCGACCGGCTCTACACGGTCACCGAAATCTATCCCGAGCATGTGGTGCTGGACGGCAACCACCCGCTGGCCGGAATCGCCATCCGCCTGCACCTCAAGATCGAAGCCGTGCGCGAGGCCACCGAGGAAGAAATCGGCCGCGGCACGGCCGGTACGGGCTTTTTCCGTATCGAGCCCATGGCCCCGGGCAATGAAACACTTCACTGA
- a CDS encoding sensor histidine kinase, translating to MSEHTLNSPMTQQPPPLSAGSWKNSLRLRLLAGALIWMLAALLLTGWGLRTLFAEHLTQQLRSQLVAKLDRLSGAVNYQPDQAVPVTVSPFSGDPLLQQPLSGMYWQVDQLDAAGKQTVQAGIQRSRSLWDQTLDWPFFQADKVWEPTLPLHAPASYGHMSDGNGNTLVIVTRTVQLPEADAPPLRLMIAADAAMLATPLQRFTKMLVAALCMLAAGLIAAVVVQLQLALAPLAALRRQLAAVSQGEAPEIRGEHPAEIMPLVQEFNHVLRMNAEMVERARTQAGNLAHAVNTPLSIMGNAAAQQDSPLATLVREQVASASRQVEYHLARARAAAAAAQQGHGLRTALAGPLHSLVHTMDKLHAARGIRFELQGDATQWDFKGDSQDLMEMLGNLLDNAGKWARWQVVLKIEAASEDSQQLTLCIDDDGPGIAPELRERIFARGERLDEQRPGAGLGLDIVRDLVQTYGGSIQALPSPLGGLRMKLQLPGARHQD from the coding sequence ATGTCCGAGCACACCCTGAACTCCCCCATGACCCAGCAGCCGCCACCGCTGAGCGCGGGCTCCTGGAAGAACTCGCTGCGCCTGCGACTGCTGGCGGGTGCCCTGATCTGGATGCTGGCAGCACTGCTGCTCACGGGCTGGGGTCTGCGCACGCTGTTTGCCGAGCATCTGACCCAGCAGCTGCGCAGCCAGCTGGTGGCCAAGCTCGACCGGCTCAGCGGCGCCGTCAACTATCAGCCCGATCAGGCCGTCCCGGTCACGGTCTCGCCCTTCTCCGGCGACCCCTTGCTGCAGCAGCCACTGTCGGGCATGTACTGGCAGGTGGACCAGCTCGATGCGGCCGGCAAACAGACGGTTCAGGCCGGCATCCAGCGTTCGCGATCGCTCTGGGACCAGACCCTGGACTGGCCCTTCTTCCAGGCCGACAAGGTCTGGGAGCCCACCCTGCCCCTGCATGCACCGGCAAGCTATGGCCATATGTCGGACGGCAATGGCAACACCCTGGTGATCGTGACGCGTACCGTACAGCTGCCCGAGGCCGATGCCCCGCCACTGCGACTGATGATTGCCGCCGACGCGGCCATGCTGGCCACGCCGCTGCAGCGCTTCACCAAGATGCTGGTGGCCGCGCTGTGCATGCTGGCAGCGGGACTGATCGCCGCCGTGGTCGTGCAGCTGCAGCTGGCGCTGGCTCCGCTGGCCGCTCTGCGCCGTCAGCTGGCCGCCGTGAGCCAGGGGGAAGCTCCGGAAATCAGGGGCGAGCACCCTGCCGAGATCATGCCTCTGGTTCAGGAGTTCAACCATGTGCTGCGCATGAATGCCGAGATGGTGGAGCGGGCCCGTACCCAGGCGGGCAATCTGGCCCATGCGGTCAACACCCCGCTGAGCATCATGGGCAACGCGGCGGCGCAGCAGGACAGCCCGCTGGCGACCCTGGTGCGCGAGCAGGTCGCCAGTGCCAGCCGCCAGGTCGAATATCACCTGGCCCGTGCCCGCGCCGCCGCCGCAGCGGCGCAGCAGGGCCATGGCCTGCGCACCGCGCTGGCCGGCCCGCTGCACTCCCTGGTGCACACCATGGACAAGCTGCATGCGGCGCGCGGCATACGCTTCGAGCTGCAGGGGGATGCCACCCAATGGGACTTCAAGGGCGACTCCCAGGACCTGATGGAGATGCTGGGCAATCTGCTGGACAACGCCGGCAAATGGGCGCGCTGGCAGGTGGTGTTGAAGATTGAGGCGGCCAGCGAGGACAGCCAGCAACTGACACTGTGCATAGACGACGACGGCCCGGGCATTGCCCCCGAGTTGCGCGAGCGCATCTTTGCCCGCGGAGAACGGCTTGACGAACAGCGACCCGGCGCCGGTCTGGGCCTGGACATCGTGCGCGATCTGGTTCAGACCTATGGCGGCAGCATCCAGGCGCTGCCATCGCCGCTGGGCGGGCTGCGCATGAAGCTGCAACTGCCTGGCGCCAGGCACCAGGACTGA
- a CDS encoding response regulator transcription factor, whose amino-acid sequence MRILLIEDEPTLREQLHQALLQAGHTVETAADGETAQYLGEVESFDAAVLDLGLPVRDGLSVLRAWRAQGRSMPVLILTARAAWHEKVAGMDAGADDYLAKPFHMEELLARLRALLRRLSPHASALWQCGAITLDSRQARVTVEGQALTLTSHEFKVLALLMQRMGAVVSRTELSEHIYPQDSDRDSNTIEVFVGRLRKKLPAGSIETVRGLGYRLVVPSNQE is encoded by the coding sequence ATGCGAATCCTGCTGATTGAAGACGAACCCACGCTGCGCGAGCAGCTGCATCAGGCCCTGCTGCAGGCCGGCCACACCGTGGAGACGGCCGCCGATGGCGAGACGGCGCAATACCTGGGCGAGGTGGAGAGCTTCGACGCTGCGGTGCTGGACCTGGGCCTGCCGGTGCGCGACGGGCTGAGCGTGCTGCGCGCCTGGCGCGCTCAGGGCCGCTCCATGCCGGTGCTGATCCTCACCGCCAGAGCCGCCTGGCATGAAAAAGTCGCAGGCATGGATGCCGGAGCCGACGACTATCTGGCCAAACCCTTCCACATGGAAGAGCTGCTGGCGCGTCTGAGGGCGCTGCTGCGACGCCTAAGCCCGCATGCCAGCGCGCTGTGGCAATGCGGGGCCATCACCCTGGATTCGCGCCAGGCCCGTGTCACCGTCGAAGGTCAGGCTCTGACGCTGACCAGCCATGAATTCAAAGTGCTGGCCCTGCTGATGCAGCGCATGGGCGCCGTGGTCTCGCGCACCGAGCTGTCCGAGCATATCTACCCGCAGGACAGCGACCGCGACTCCAACACCATCGAGGTCTTTGTCGGGCGCCTGAGAAAAAAGCTGCCCGCTGGCTCGATCGAAACCGTGCGCGGCCTGGGCTATCGCCTGGTCGTGCCATCCAACCAAGAATAA
- a CDS encoding PepSY domain-containing protein, with the protein MSRLQAPVFPVSDRVLSLYRSMQRRSGIALLGGAALLSAGTCLAAENSLADRASASVAGVRGMALGPTLSIRDVCDRLEKAGYREFQEVEWDDGLYKVKATASDGRFVKLYVDGRSGEVLRVRSKS; encoded by the coding sequence ATGTCTCGTCTTCAAGCCCCCGTCTTTCCGGTGTCCGATCGCGTCTTGTCGCTATACCGGTCCATGCAGCGCCGCAGCGGCATCGCCTTGCTGGGGGGCGCTGCGCTGCTGTCCGCAGGCACCTGCCTGGCCGCGGAAAACTCCCTGGCGGATCGTGCCTCGGCCTCGGTGGCCGGCGTGCGCGGCATGGCGCTCGGGCCAACCCTGTCCATCCGCGATGTCTGCGACCGGCTGGAGAAGGCCGGCTATCGCGAATTCCAGGAGGTGGAATGGGACGACGGCCTCTACAAGGTCAAGGCCACGGCCAGCGATGGGCGCTTTGTGAAGCTCTATGTGGATGGGCGCAGCGGTGAAGTGCTGCGCGTACGCAGCAAAAGCTAA
- a CDS encoding aldehyde dehydrogenase → MIEQKMLIAGQECAAGNGATFERKNPLDGSVATRAPAATTEDAIRACDAAAAAFPAWSQLGPNARRAMLMKASQALEAKGEAIAAAMAAETGASGIWAGFNVHLAASMLLEAASLTTQINGEIIPSDVPGSVAMAVRQPAGVVLGIAPWNAPVILAVRSISTALACGNTVILKGSELCPATHGLIIEALQDAGLPAGVVNFVTNAPADAGSVVEAIVAHPAVRRVSFTGSTRVGRIIGQTCARHLKPALLELGGKAPFLVLDDADIDAAVNAATFGAFANSGQICMSTERFVVDHKVADEFIAKFAAKARSLPLGDPRKGPVVLGSVIDLATVERCNAMIDDALAKGGKLVCGGKAESTLMPATLIDHVTPAMRIFHEETFGPVKGIVRVNGEEEAIATANDNEFGLSSAVFTRDTARGWRVAARIEAGICHINGPTVHDEAQMPFGGVKASGYGHFGGQQGINAFTETRWVTMQTAERHYPF, encoded by the coding sequence ATGATCGAACAAAAAATGCTGATAGCCGGCCAGGAATGCGCAGCCGGCAATGGCGCGACTTTTGAACGCAAAAACCCGCTGGATGGCAGCGTGGCCACACGTGCCCCGGCAGCCACGACCGAGGATGCGATCCGCGCCTGCGATGCAGCGGCAGCAGCCTTCCCCGCCTGGTCGCAACTAGGGCCGAACGCCCGCCGCGCCATGCTGATGAAGGCCTCGCAGGCGCTGGAAGCCAAGGGCGAAGCGATTGCCGCGGCCATGGCTGCCGAGACCGGCGCCTCGGGCATCTGGGCCGGCTTCAACGTGCATCTGGCCGCCAGCATGCTGCTGGAAGCGGCTTCGCTGACCACGCAGATCAATGGCGAGATCATTCCCTCCGACGTGCCCGGCAGCGTGGCCATGGCCGTGCGCCAGCCCGCCGGCGTGGTGCTCGGTATCGCACCCTGGAATGCCCCCGTGATTCTGGCCGTGCGCAGCATCTCCACGGCCCTGGCCTGCGGCAATACCGTGATTCTCAAGGGATCGGAACTCTGCCCCGCCACCCACGGCCTGATCATCGAGGCGCTGCAGGACGCAGGCCTGCCCGCCGGCGTGGTGAACTTTGTGACCAATGCGCCCGCCGATGCAGGCAGCGTGGTCGAAGCCATCGTGGCCCATCCCGCCGTGCGCCGCGTGAGCTTTACCGGCTCCACACGTGTGGGCCGCATCATCGGCCAGACCTGCGCCAGACATCTCAAGCCCGCGCTGCTGGAGCTTGGCGGCAAGGCCCCCTTCCTGGTGCTGGACGATGCCGATATCGATGCGGCCGTGAACGCCGCCACCTTTGGCGCGTTTGCCAACTCGGGCCAGATCTGCATGTCCACCGAACGCTTCGTGGTGGATCACAAGGTGGCCGACGAGTTCATCGCCAAGTTTGCCGCCAAGGCCCGGAGCCTGCCACTGGGTGACCCGCGCAAGGGCCCCGTGGTGCTGGGCTCGGTGATCGATCTGGCAACGGTGGAGCGCTGCAATGCCATGATCGATGACGCGCTGGCCAAGGGCGGAAAACTGGTCTGCGGCGGCAAGGCCGAGAGCACACTGATGCCTGCCACGCTGATCGACCATGTGACGCCCGCGATGCGCATCTTCCACGAGGAGACCTTCGGCCCGGTCAAGGGCATCGTGCGCGTGAACGGCGAGGAAGAAGCCATTGCCACGGCCAATGACAACGAGTTCGGTCTGTCCTCCGCAGTCTTCACCCGGGACACGGCCCGCGGCTGGCGTGTGGCTGCGCGCATCGAGGCCGGCATCTGCCATATCAACGGCCCCACGGTGCATGACGAAGCCCAGATGCCGTTTGGCGGCGTCAAGGCCTCGGGCTATGGCCATTTCGGCGGCCAGCAGGGCATCAATGCCTTTACCGAAACCCGCTGGGTGACCATGCAGACCGCAGAACGCCACTATCCGTTCTAA
- a CDS encoding glycine zipper 2TM domain-containing protein, with amino-acid sequence MQINQRWGRLAMVSAIVAALSACAAYPQGGYQTGGYQNSGYQGGYSQGAYSGSGYPGSTQAYPVGNNQAQTYPANNCGYNNPNCYSQQPQQYAQQGRVMNIETVRVQDGSGVGAGGAIAGGVIGGVLGNQVGKGSGRTLATIAGVVGGALAGNAVQNSVGGGSVRDIYRVTVQLQDGSVRALDYQQPPQLSIGEYVRVEGNQIFRR; translated from the coding sequence ATGCAAATCAATCAACGCTGGGGCCGGTTGGCCATGGTGAGCGCAATCGTTGCGGCTCTGTCGGCCTGCGCGGCCTATCCACAGGGTGGCTACCAGACCGGCGGCTATCAGAACAGTGGCTACCAGGGAGGCTACTCCCAAGGTGCTTATTCTGGCTCGGGCTACCCCGGCAGCACCCAGGCCTATCCCGTGGGCAACAACCAGGCCCAGACCTATCCCGCCAATAACTGCGGCTACAACAATCCCAACTGCTACTCGCAACAGCCTCAGCAATACGCCCAGCAGGGCCGTGTGATGAATATCGAGACCGTGCGCGTGCAGGACGGCAGCGGTGTGGGCGCGGGCGGCGCGATTGCCGGCGGCGTGATCGGCGGCGTGCTGGGCAACCAGGTGGGCAAGGGCTCCGGCCGTACGCTGGCCACGATTGCCGGTGTGGTGGGCGGCGCATTGGCCGGCAACGCCGTGCAGAACAGTGTGGGTGGCGGCAGCGTGCGCGATATCTACCGCGTCACCGTGCAGCTGCAGGATGGCAGCGTGCGCGCTCTGGACTACCAGCAGCCTCCGCAGCTGAGCATCGGCGAATACGTGCGCGTGGAAGGCAACCAGATCTTCCGCCGCTGA
- a CDS encoding ABC transporter ATP-binding protein yields MLEVRNISVSYGKHEALHQVSLQVRPGELVVMLGANGAGKSSLLKALGGMVTPQAGASAQLAGQELMQLPPHAIVQSGLALVPEGRGVFGDLSVKENLLLGAQPRRARTNEARNLEQVFALFPKLRDRLAQAVRTMSGGEQQMVAVGRALMSQPDILLLDEPSLGLSPLMCKELFAALARIKTLGMGVLLVEQNARQSLAIADRGYLLETGRIVGEGSATELSNSPAVRRAYLGGEH; encoded by the coding sequence ATGCTTGAAGTGCGCAATATCTCGGTGAGCTACGGCAAGCATGAGGCGCTGCACCAAGTCAGCCTGCAGGTTCGGCCCGGCGAGCTGGTCGTCATGCTGGGCGCCAACGGAGCGGGCAAGTCCAGCCTGCTCAAGGCGCTGGGCGGCATGGTCACGCCGCAGGCCGGTGCCAGCGCGCAACTGGCCGGTCAGGAGCTGATGCAGCTGCCGCCGCATGCCATCGTGCAATCGGGCCTGGCCCTGGTGCCCGAGGGGCGCGGCGTGTTCGGCGATCTCAGCGTCAAGGAAAACCTGCTGCTGGGTGCCCAGCCCCGGCGCGCACGCACCAATGAAGCCCGGAATCTGGAGCAGGTCTTCGCCCTCTTTCCCAAGCTGCGTGATCGTCTGGCCCAGGCCGTGCGCACCATGAGCGGCGGCGAGCAGCAGATGGTGGCCGTGGGCCGCGCGCTGATGAGCCAACCCGATATCCTGCTGCTGGACGAGCCTTCGCTGGGCCTGTCGCCGCTGATGTGCAAAGAGCTGTTCGCCGCCCTTGCGCGCATCAAGACACTGGGCATGGGCGTGCTGCTGGTGGAGCAGAACGCGCGCCAGAGTCTGGCTATTGCCGACCGTGGCTACTTGCTGGAAACCGGGCGCATCGTGGGCGAAGGCTCGGCCACGGAACTCAGCAACAGCCCCGCCGTGCGCCGCGCTTACTTGGGCGGTGAACACTGA
- the coaBC gene encoding bifunctional phosphopantothenoylcysteine decarboxylase/phosphopantothenate--cysteine ligase CoaBC — MNDVFAGKHLVLGLSGGVACYKSAMLCRLLVQAGATVQVVMTEAAEQFMTAVTMQALSGRAVYTSQWDVREPNNMPHINLSRDADAILIAPCSADFIARLVQGRSDELLSLMCLARPMESVPLLLAPAMNREMWAHPATQRNLAQVQADGAQVLGVGNGSQACGETGDGRMLEPEEIMEELAAHFTAKSLQGQHLLVTAGPTFEAIDPVRGITNLSSGKMGFAIARAAREAGAQVTLVAGPVHLPTPRGVTRIDVQSARQMQAAVQSLVAGASIFIATAAVADWRPAEFSDQKIKKDGSGDVPAMDFVENPDILAGVAQSDQARSGRLYCVGFAAESHDLLRHASAKRLRKSVPLLVGNIGPATFGKDDNALLLIDDQGSKELPHASKDVLARQLVDEIAQRLSAKRP, encoded by the coding sequence ATGAATGACGTGTTCGCAGGCAAACATCTGGTGCTGGGTCTCTCCGGAGGCGTGGCTTGTTACAAATCGGCCATGCTGTGCCGCTTGCTGGTCCAGGCCGGTGCCACGGTGCAGGTGGTCATGACGGAGGCGGCCGAGCAGTTCATGACGGCCGTCACCATGCAGGCGCTTTCTGGGCGCGCAGTCTACACCTCCCAGTGGGATGTGCGCGAACCCAACAACATGCCCCACATCAATCTGAGCCGGGACGCCGATGCCATTCTCATCGCGCCTTGCAGTGCGGACTTCATCGCGCGCCTGGTGCAGGGCCGCTCGGACGAGCTGCTCAGCCTGATGTGTCTGGCCCGCCCCATGGAGAGTGTGCCTCTGCTGCTGGCCCCGGCCATGAACCGCGAGATGTGGGCCCACCCCGCGACCCAGCGCAATCTGGCTCAGGTACAAGCCGACGGTGCCCAGGTGCTGGGCGTGGGCAACGGCAGCCAGGCCTGCGGCGAGACCGGCGACGGTCGCATGCTGGAGCCCGAGGAAATCATGGAAGAGCTGGCGGCGCACTTCACGGCCAAGAGCCTGCAGGGCCAGCATCTGCTGGTGACGGCAGGCCCGACCTTCGAGGCGATCGATCCGGTGCGCGGCATCACCAATCTTTCGAGTGGCAAGATGGGCTTTGCGATTGCCCGAGCGGCGCGCGAGGCCGGTGCCCAGGTCACGCTGGTGGCCGGCCCGGTACATCTGCCCACGCCGCGCGGAGTGACGCGCATCGACGTGCAGTCGGCGCGCCAGATGCAGGCCGCCGTGCAGTCGCTGGTGGCAGGGGCCTCGATCTTCATTGCCACGGCCGCTGTTGCCGACTGGCGCCCGGCCGAGTTTTCCGATCAGAAGATCAAGAAGGACGGATCGGGCGATGTGCCGGCCATGGACTTTGTCGAGAACCCCGACATTCTTGCCGGCGTGGCCCAGTCCGACCAGGCCCGCTCGGGCAGGCTGTACTGCGTGGGCTTTGCGGCCGAAAGCCATGATCTGCTCAGGCACGCCAGCGCCAAGCGCCTGCGCAAGAGCGTGCCGCTGCTGGTGGGCAATATCGGCCCCGCCACCTTTGGCAAGGACGACAATGCCCTGCTGCTGATCGACGATCAGGGCTCCAAGGAGCTGCCCCATGCCAGCAAGGACGTGCTGGCACGCCAGCTGGTCGATGAAATTGCGCAGCGCCTGAGCGCCAAGCGTCCCTGA